aaGTTTAAAATACTATAATTTTTGTTGTCCACCTAAACCAGTAATGTTAAAAGGTAGTTGTCTGTTAAAGATATGAACAGTAGTTTAACTTTAACATATCTCTAACATTTTCTTTCGATGTTTATCATCCTTTTAAAGAACTGGGTATAATTAAGATATTCACATTTCTTTTTTTGCATTTGCTTGAACCTTTGTATTTAGTATGCAAGTCATAATCTTAATTAACAAATAGGCCATTTAATCAATTTAACTGTGATATATTTTGAGCATTTAAACAAACTCACTTTTTTAcagatatattttaatatatttcatCTTACTTATAATCAATGCTTTCAGTAATCAAATGTTTGAATTAAATCAAACACTCGCATTCATTTTCAGATTCATGATTATAAGAAAGATGgaatatattaaaatataatcagagaagggttttgtggagattgtagtaatttaagaattgaattcatgagacaagtgaagctataccaccatggaaaacctgaaagtactggacggcagTCTTATCAaggtatggaactcctcagcagtgcgcatcgatgatcccgcctcgagagattcgaacacaggacctatcagccttgcgtgcgaacgcttaacctttaaaccactgagctggccggcacccaacagtgttaacgtctaacttcaaccaatccatgggttcaaatctcgaaggggcgggatcgtgtatgctcactgctgaggagtcccgtacttgGATAAGactgtcgtccagtgctttcaggttttccataacgGTCTAGCgacaactgactcatgaattcaattattatattaaaatatatctttattttattttatttcaacacatacataatggtacaaagaggcaccaaatacatatgcgccacacaaatctcattctatatgtgtgagggctgtgatactgcccgggtgcccaaaccgaagcaggtggttttcttagggggacacaccccgagccttcgacctgaaggtctgatccacaaggcagtggagcatcgtaagatgatgcagtcccatggaagccggtgaccaacaattggttcatacgccatttgttcccgcaagatactggagcccatgtgcaccattggttttgaatccggttaaagcgccggacatttgcttttcgtcctctcattttcgtaaacaacacccccgccacgagaaggcagtgagtaggacttccctggcagaggctatatacgcgtggccgtgtgagagcatttcgagagggagagcggactctccccactctcggccgtaccagggcatttgggggctaaaaTATATCTACAACAAAGTGATTGATAATTTATCTCCAACTGAGTATGTATAAGATTAACTCTTTGATTTTGTTTACATACTCAAAATTCATCACATTTAAATTAATTCGATGGCCCATTTGTCAATTAAGATTATGACTTGCATACTAAATACTTTAATGGAAATAAGTAAATTCGGTAGTTTCAAAGAGAAAGTTAGTTTAGTAAAATGGGGATGTCTACAAGACTAGagtaattatcaataaaaaccGAATTTTTTGATTCCAACAGCATAAAAAAAGAGTAGAAGTTGACGAATTACTTTaggtttcaaaataaataaccaaattccAATTAGTTCATTACAAGTTAACGAGTACATAGATGCTAGAAAAGGTTAAAATTATAGCAAGTTTTATGTAAACTCTGTAAATCACAACAATTATAAATGCAAGTAACATTAGGAAAGAAGCTAACTTTTATGCAACGAGGTTTGTTTTGCGTTGAAAGAATGTCTTTGACATTCATCGGTTAAAATGTTTCTGGAAAGAAATGAACTGTAGTTTACTCACAACAGTTAATTCGGATTCGTCTTGTTAATGTTGTTGGTGACCCGAATCTATCTCTTAAATTTAAATGCAAAACAAACGAACTCATCCTAGAACCCAACTTGAAGAAAACTGTAACGTCTCCAAGTATCATTCTAATCATAGTGAGTTCGCTATGAGTCTGCTGATCTAAAAGCAAGGTTTGAACGTGATTTCAAACGTATCAGTGCTGTAATTACATGCTAGTGTCAGCAGCGGAGGCTGGTGTTAGAATTCACTAAATATACAAAATACAAAGACAGTCAAAATTTGACTGTTTACAGAAATAGTCTTATGAACGTAACTCTTGTTTCAGCTACTTAGTTTAATTtgttattaaaaaaatgaactCAAACTCCATAGATTTAGAAACGATAGTCTTAGTCTAAGTTACCTTGTTAAATAACTATGTGCATAAATCAAAAGAAACGAACAATGTCATAACAGAGTGAAGAACCTGATTCAGAAATCCCTTTGTATTCACAGAGCTTGGAGGTAAGTAGTCGCCAGACCTTTATGAGAGCAAGAGAGCGTCAAACAGGACTAACTGTTCACTGCATCAGTGGTCATAAAGACTTAAACAAAAGTGGCCGAGATTAGTAATATAAATAACACAAAAAGTGGACGTGgctgtatagatcagatattcaaactacgtcaggtcctagaacatagacacacatttaGACGTCACATAATAGTAGTATTTCTCCACCTTAAGgtggcatttgactctgttaaTCGTGaagttctatggcagtgtttgtcactgaaaggggtacaaaagaagtacattaactttAAACAGgatctctactcgaacacaactggccgagtgagagcttatggcgaactgtcatcataattgattacctcaagtggtgttcatcagggctgtccactctctccattcttgtttaactttgtcgttgacgtgttTTTAGGTATAACACTTACCTCATCCAAATTTCCAGGCGTTGAACGTTTGCCGGTAGAtttacttgttgacttagaatataccgatgacatagttctatttcgTGAAttcgctgataaaatgcagaatcTTCTGGCCACCGTAATCAatatgttcgggatgcgatccTCCCTCTCGAAGTAAAagatgttgcttcaggattgggttgcattggtACGTGAActgatgatagggagtgaaatagttgagcgtgtcgaccgcttcacttatcttggaagtcttatcagcccttgtggtctggtgtgtgacgaaatctcagcacggatacagaaggctcgactagcttttaccgacttgcgtcatttatggcgtaggcgagatatccatctatcaaccaaaggacgactTTACTGTatagcagttcgttccgtcctacttcatggcagtgaaacatggctggtaagagtagaggatattcgtaggttactagtattcgatcataggtgtcttcgaaatattgctcgtatatcatgggaccatcgagtaagtaatgcagttgttaggaaacgggtactaggtaagggtggcaaatcaattgatgacgtagtgaaacttcatcagttgagatggctgggacatgtgttacgtatgcccaacgactgATTgtctcgacgtgcgatgttttgttgtataggagtagattggaagaaagctaggggcggtcaGACCAAATCATGGcgcaagtccatgaagtcactgacaagtagactgagtcatattggtaggtgtagactacctggttggggtccacgaGATGATGgcgaccgatggttagagaccttgaatgacatggctcaaaatcgtttgcgatggcgcaagttcatccactctttgtgttcttccaaatcctaatcttctgaatgTTTCATGTccctctttttctctttccaaatttacttcactggattatactccttgaataacatcttcaaaacctaatcttttcgattattgcttatacttttactacctctaccaccatGGGAtctgaatcgacaattgtatttctgtgctaatgtggcatggtaactcgaactgatgtacgaacgtacaaagttctacattgtgactgactgactgatatgaaGTCACTTACAAAAGTTCCAGGACACTTGACTGTTTATATTAAATAACCCCATAAAATACAGACATCACTAGATTATTTGTAAAGTTTGATGTTTATAGCGACCAAAGCAAATCATTCTAAAACGTCACCATCAGTCTCGCTGCAGTTAACGCTATGGAACACTACAAGTCTATCAGGAATAAGTACTTACAGTAGGCAGTAACTCGCGAAGCAATTATGAGACCGACTTGCAAAAATTTTAATTAGACATCCTTAGTAACTATTATCGTATATCAACTATAGGAAAGAATAGCAAATGATGACTCCGAGCCTAATTGCAGAAAGCACATCTCGAATGAGAAAAGAGGACCAAGGTAAAGCGGAAATCACAGCTAATTGCTTCAAAAAACCTTCAATCTTGTTAATCCTCTCGACAAGTGTTAACAAACATATAACACTTAAATCTATTAAGTTGGTTTTACTTGTTGTCTTGTATCTGATGAAGTGATTAATTCTAAATTTTTATCTTCATACCTTTTCAATGTATCTTTGTTTGTCTGTTTAGTAATCTTACTTAATCATTCTCCCGGTTTATTAATTTTTGTAATCCTCGGATTAAATGATACTTTGAGCATATTCCAGTATATTAACATCCTTCACAAGGCACAACACGGGCATAGAAGGGGCTAGCCTTGAGCATCAAATCTTCTCATAGCATGCGGAAGATGAACAACCTGCTGAGATTAAAAGTTACTGATCCATGTAGTATTAGTTGATTTTGCAAAAGCATTTAACGCAGCACTGCAAGCACTCCTCAAGCAGACGTTGCAGGAATGGGTTTTACCGACTCACTTTCATCCTGGCTACTAAATTATCCGTAAAACTGGACAATCCACACCAAGTTACATCAAATGCTCGCAAGCTGTAAAGTCTTAAAACTGTGAGTCCCATAATGAATCAATTCTAGTCCACTACTCTACCTAATCTTTATTGATAGCCCTACAGACGAAATTGTCTCACTGACTCATATACGCTGATGATGCCAAGACATGGAGGTTCATAAGGAGCTAAAAGGATTCACTCGAGCTTCTAAAGGACCTCATAACGATAGGGGAATATACAATATTTAAAGGGTGGGATGTAATCTGACAAAATGTCATATCATGAACATTCTGCTCCATAGAAAACAAGCAGATTACGTCCTATATGAAAATCCGCTGCTAGTCGTCACTTCAGAGCTCGATGCAGGACTATTGGACACAGAAATCTTAGATGCTGGTTCAGGGACATATTCAAAATCAATGCAATTTTTCACTTTGTGCAAAGACAAAAATGCGAATCTCTTAGATCAAGTACAGAGACGAGCAAGTAAGTGGATGTTGAGTCAAAGAAGCAAATCTTACGAAGATAGACCCCCATAGCAGAAATTACTTCCTATGAACTAAAAGAAATAAACGATAATCTGACAGTGGAATATAACGTAATAAGTGCATCAACTAACTATATTACAACATCCTGACAGGATATCAGTATAATGTACCGAAAGGTTACTCATGGAAAGTTGAGCACTGAAGAGAGAAATATCAGGTTCACTCTTACTTCTTCCCATTCGAGGTCGCCTCCCATTTAGATTGCCCTCCTAGCCACAGTGACCACAACCCCTTGAATGAATAGCTTTAAGGACCAATTTACCCAACGATCACCATCTTTTTTGACCAATTGTGCTCGATGCACGTCTCGTATCTTTTTCGCCATTATCGTTAACATATGTCAATAAATTATTACTACCGTACTTATCATAATCTCCGTTTCATCTTTTATTGTTAGATTTAGGCATTCTCTTATTATCTGCATTCCTAATTAATCAACCTTTTATTTATTAAGTTCTCCGAGCGATCATCTCATCTTAGTTAACTTGTGTACTCCGGTTACAAGACACACAAACTCACAAATAACCGACAAATTGGGCAAGATTAGTCAGTCAAATATCTAAACTACCACCCATTAGACATTACCAAAGACCGGAAGTAGTGAGGAAACAAGAAGAAGGGATCCCAAGGAAATTAATCAGGTAATGGAAATTCGTCAAAAGATAATGGATATTGTCAAGATTTTGGAATGTTGTACGGTTGTCATACATTAGTTTAAAATGATATGcacacaaacaaataaaaagttTACGCATAAATGCAAACCGAAATAGTGTCTTCACCGGTTGGTTTTCATCAAGACTCTCCAGTGCACGACCTAGGAGTTCAATAAATTTTGGAAGCCCTATATAATCCTCACAATCAGATAAATCCCTAACAATTGTCTGTTAAGGAAACCATTACAGTATTTCTTATTTCACTTTACTGAAATACTGTTTTCATTACAACCGATACCGAGAGTTGTTAGTAAGTAAGATATATCGTCAACACCCAAAGTTCCATCTCCATCTTTGTCAATGTACTTGAAAGCTTGAGACAGATCATTGTACAAAATATCAGGCAGTGTATCTCTTTCTGACATTCAATTTAGGGACAACTCTAGTACTATAGTAATCAAGGTCGTTATTAACACACATATTGATCATTGCAACGCTAATATCTTAGTGATTAAATCCAATATTCAGTATGCAATATGCCTCAATGAATCAACGTGTCCGTCATTTTCACTGAAAAAAATTTTGTTCAACTATTTCTTTACTTCTGTGTATGGGCTCTAGAAAGATTCTCAGTTGTTTACTTTAAAGATATCTCATTCATTCGGGGTTTGAAAAAACGGGGCTAAGGGGCTTTGAAGATATGTGTGTCGAGAAACGTTTACTCTAAGCTGACTACTAGTTGCAAGGGATATGTAGCATGGTGCAACCTTCAGATAGTGTGTGTCcaataaaactaatgtggtcagcatcgaTGTCcaagacttacagaactatttatttccgGGAATTATTTACTGCTGCAACCTAGTATCTTTATGACGATCTAATGTAAACTAGACAGCATATCTGCTCTCAATTCATAGTATTGTTGCACACCGTTaggttactattattgttagtattattattattattattattattattgttattagtttcagtttggaaaggacaggaggcttgatggcctgtgttaatcctggcaatgatggtctctcagatgatccaactttcttttgaaagagtcgacggatggagcctaaATCACTTGCTGAGGTAATAAATTTCACTCGATGATTCGATGGTCagttgacaagtaatttgttctcagcctgtgaacttttttggagtgtcctcgtaaattctctgttttggaaggcaagaaaaatgagggcatatcaggcgcaaatttatcactaagcaatttgaaaactgtaatcaagtcacctctagttctgcgatatgacaacaggagaaggttcagcttggcgagtcgagcatcatacggaagcttcgctattccgggaatcagcttagttgccgttctctgaacctcttccagaagctcactgtctttttttaagcaggggctagcctcTTGTATGCAGCACTCAAGTTTGGGACGTACAaccactgtatacaaagtcaaaaacgttttagcgtcgacatgactaaaagccccaCTTATTGACCATAAgtttctaaaacctttggcggctattgcacagcagtgtgcagtagtcttcaAGTCTTGGCTAGCGATGACTCCTAAATCCCTGTGTGTCtagacgacaggtagctcagtgttattcatcgtgtatgaatctgtgccttgatgaccgatatgcatcacaacacacttggaagtatttatcggcgaCTGCCAGGTttcagaccattcagataatttcttcaagtcattttggagttctaagttACCacccttacatcgtatcgttctccatatctcgacatcgtcagcatatagcgagaccgatgatgataggagacgaggaaggtcatttacatacaagaggaatagcactggcctcaaaactgtaccctggcactccactaagcacattTTCCCAGCTATATAACTTCGAGTTGACCCGTACTCTTTGTTAGCGTCCAACTAGGACGTCTTTTGTCCACATCAAAAAATTtcctccaatcccgacatttcttaacttatataagagccggttgtgcggaaccttgtcaaaagctttactgaaatcaatgaaggctacgtctacaggtagtttttggtccttaagagcgcaccagctttcacgagccactaataagttagtgagacaagagtaacttattctgaaaccatgctgcttctccgaaaggatccggttttcatcgaggtacttaaacagctccttccgaataatcttgtccaagattttaacaaccacactagttgaCCTAACTGTTCGGTAATTCCCAGGCTTATGTTttgtacctgttttgaagacaggacttactatggcgttcttccagtcttttggtaaacgaccctgcgtaacggatagatTGAAGCATATAACTGAAGgtttcgcaacgaagttagataattccctcagtagcctaggatgaaATTCATCGAGCCCCGTGGATTtgcctatgtcaagcttatttagcagaccaaaaaCATCGAGTTATTTAATGGTCACTCTATCAAGTGTATGTGTGGGGAGATTTGTATGCGCTGACGGGAAGGGTGCTTCTGTGgtgtatacattgctaaagtagttcgagaacacttgagccttaccaaagtcgtcctccaccaAAGACGCGGCCGTTGTGTCTTCCCATAGTGCAGGAAtgtttcctcttctttttttccTATGGTTCATataagaatacaagcgtttGGGACATTCtgtggattccttaacaattttCTCTTCGTACATCCTTCTAGACCTATGCAGGGTCGAGTCACAGGTATTCCGAgcttttcgatactgagattttgtctcatcagtccccagtaacctaaatctatcccaaaTTTTTCTTCGCTTACGGAGGAGGATGTGGACCTCTCTACTGAAACACGGTGGAGAGTTTCTCGGCTCCCTTGGTGTAGTCCAAGGAATGTGAGATGCGGTTACTTTTAAGTACACATTTCGAAAAGCGTCCCGAGCCGTTTCAATTGAGTACTCTGGGTCTATAGTCCAATCtgctaacgatgctgagtgcatgataactggtatgtttgctttccagacgttaggtctggatcGAGCTAACGCGTGCTCGTGAGTGAacgttatatggaagtcgaaagttaaaactgcgtgatcacttttacctaggggtggcttGCAATGGAGGTTTGCGacgtcatcctcatagtgagtcaatataagatctagtaaggatgattcagtgtaccggtcgtacctagtcgcttctttcacatgttgcacttgAGCACATgcgataaccgcatcaactattGAGACTG
This DNA window, taken from Schistosoma haematobium chromosome 7, whole genome shotgun sequence, encodes the following:
- a CDS encoding hypothetical protein (EggNog:ENOG4101IMZ~COG:T) codes for the protein MSERDTLPDILYNDLSQAFKYIDKDGDGTLGVDDISYLLTTLGIGCNENSISTIVRDLSDCEDYIGLPKFIELLGRALESLDENQPVKTLFRIVDRNGDGYLDPDEIALRMSKIFNKITKEEVRLLLDTVKMDEDQTLDCEEFGALLRSGFTEARK